Within Amycolatopsis sp. FDAARGOS 1241, the genomic segment GGAGCACGGCGCTGACCGCCCTCGACCGGACCCGGCGCGAGAAGATCAACGCCGACGTCGCGGAGCTCACCGAACGCCTCGCCCCGATCGCGGCGATCGCCCAACCGAGGAGGGTGTCGTGACACTCGGGCGGCGCGCGTTCCTGCGGGGCGCGGCGGCCGCCGGGGCGGGCGCGGGACTGGTGGGCCTCGGCGGGAGCGCATCGGCGGCCGGGCCGGTGCCGTTCCGCGGCCCGCGTCAGGCCGCGGTGCTGAGTGAGCCGGCGCGGCATTCGATCGTCGCGGCGTTCGACGTGGTCGCGGAGAATCGCGGCGAGCTGACCGACTTGCTGCGCGAGCTGACCGACCGCGCCGCCTTCCTCACCGCGGGCGGCGCGCCGGCTGCGCTCGGCATCACCGGGCCGCCCGCCGACTGCGGTGTGCTCGGGCCCGAGGTGCCGGCGCGGGAGCTGGCGGTGCTCGTCGGCGTGGTTCGTCGCTGTTCGACGATCGTTACGGCCTCGCCGTGCGCAAACCGGCGAAGCTCAAGCCGATGCCGGTGTTCCCCGACGACGCGCTCGAGCAGCGTTGGTGCCACGGCGACCTCAGCCTCGTGCTGTCGGCGGCCGAACCCGACACCGTGCTGCACGCCCTGCGCGACGTGGCCCGCGCGACCCGCGGCGGGATGCAGGTCCGCTGGAAGATCGACGGCTTCACCTCCCCGCCGCGCCCGGCCGGCACCCCGCGCAACCTGCTCGGCTTCAAGGACGGCACCGCCAACTCGCAGCCGGCCGAGTTCGACCGTCTCGTGTGGATGGACGACGGCGGCAGCTACCAGGTGGTGCGGCTGATCCGGATGCTCGTTGAGTTCTGGGACCGCGTGTCCCTGGCGGAGCAGGAGAACGTGATCGGCCGCCGCCGCGACACCGGCGCTCCGCTCGATGGCGCCGAGGAGCACGACGAACCGCGCTACGCCGAAGATCCCATCGGCACCGTGATCCCGTGACCAGCCACATCCGCCTGGCCAACCCGCGTACGCCGCAGACCGGCGGCGAGCAGCTGCTGCGCCGCGCGGTGAACTACGACCTCAGCGTGGACACCAACGGCAACCTCGACCTGGGCCTGGTGTTCACGTGTTACCAGCGCGACCTCGAGCGCCAGTTCGAGGCGGTGCAGAAGCGGCTCGAAGGCGAGCCGCTCACGGACTACGTCTCGCCGTTCGGAGGTGGGTACTTCTACCTGCTCCCCGGCGTGACGGACCCGGCCGATCACTACGGCCGGGCGTTGCTGCGCCTGAACGGGAAGGGGCACGTCGTGGGCAGGAGCAGGAGGAGGACCGCGCTCGCCGCGGGGGCGCTGGGCGCGGCGGCGCTGCTGGCTGCGGCGTGCGCGAGCAGTGCAGCGGCACCGGCGGTGCCCGGGCACGCCGTGGACGCGTCGACGTTCGCCACCGCGACGCCGATCAAGCACGTGGTGGTGATCTTCGGCGACAACATCTCGTTCGACCACTACTTCGGCACGTATCCCCACGCCACCAACGAGAACGGCACCCCGTTCCACGCCGCGCCGCGCACGCCGAAGGTCAACGGGCTCGACCACAAGCTCCTGACCGGCAACCCCAACGCGTACAACCCGAAGCGCCTGAGTCCCGACCAGGCGCTCACCTGCGATCAGGCCCACGACTACAACAAGGAACAGGCCGCCTTCAACGGCGGCAGGAAGGACAAGTTCGTCGAGAACACCGAGAAGGACAAGTGCACGGGTCAGCCCGTTCGGCCCGTCCAGCCGCGCGATCAACCTGATCTCCGGGCAGACCCACGGCCTGCAGCCGGTGGACTCCGTGACGCGCGAGCCGAAGGTCGATCCGAACACGGCGGCCTCGCCCGACGAGCACGGCGTCGGCACGATGATCACCGACCCGGACCCGGCGTTCGACGACTGCTCCGACAAGAACCACACCGCCACCGACAACCTCGGAGCGTTCCTGGGCCGCAACGTCGGCGACCTGCTCAACGCCCCCCACGTCACGTGGGGCTGGTTCGAAGGCGGCTTCAGGCCCACCGGTGCGGCGAACGGTTACGCGGTCTGCGGTGCGCAGCACCCCAACGTCGGTGGGATCCCCCGCAGTGGACTACAGCCCGCACCACGAACCGTTCCAGGACCACGAGTCAACGGCCAACGTCGAGCACCTGCCGCCGAGCTCGCTGCCCGCCGCGGGCCAGAGCGACCAAGGCAACCACCAGTACGACGTGAGCGACTTCAACGACGCGCTCGCGGCCGGCACGATGCCCGCGGTGAGCTTCCTCAAGGCACCGTCCTACCAGGACGGACACGCCGGCTACTCCGACCCGCTCGACGAGCAGGCGTTCGTGGTGTAGGAGATCAACCGCGTCCAGGCCTCACCGCGCTGGCGCGACACCGCGATCGTCCTCGCCTACGACGACTCCGACGGCTGGTACGACCACGTGCCCTCGAAGATCGTCAACGGCTCGCACGACTCCGCCCAGGACTCGGCAGTCTGCACCTCGCGCCCCGTGCGCCTCGGCGGCTACGCCGACCGCTGTGGCTACGGCCCGCGCCTGCCGCTGCTCGTGATCTCGCCCCACAGCCGCGTGAACCACGTCGACCACACCATGACGGACCAGACGTCGGTGCTGCGGTTCATCGAGGACAACTGGCACCTCGGCCGCATCGGCGACGGCTCGTTCGACGCGCTGGCCGCACCGCTGACAGGCATGTTCGACTTCGCCCACCCGAAGGCGAAACCTCTAGAACTCGACCCGAAGACCGGCGCGGTGGTCCGCTGAACCGGGGATTCCCCGAGCAGCCTGACGAAACAGCGAAGGCCGCCCCGGGGAGTCCCGGAGCGGCCTTCGGCGGTCAGGCTCAGGCGTTGGTCATCTTGCGCAGCACGTACTGCAGGATGCCGCCGTTGCGGTAGTAGTCGGCCTCGCCCGGGGTGTCGATGCGGACGGTGGCGTCGAACTCGACCTTGGTGCCGTCTTCCTTGGTGGCCGTGACGTGCACCGTGCGCGGGGTCTCGCCCTCGTTCAGCTTGGTGATGCCGGAGATGTCGAACGTCTCCGTGCCGTCGAGCTTCAGCGACGCGGCGGACTCGCCGTCGGGGAACTGCAGCGGGATGACACCCATGCCGATCAGGTTCGAGCGGTGGATGCGCTCGAACGACTCGGTGATCACGGCGCGCACACCCAACAGCGAGGTGCCCTTGGCCGCCCAGTCACGCGACGAACCCGAGCCGTACTCCTTGCCACCCAGCACGACCAGCGGAGTGCCCGCGGCGGCGTAGTTCTGCGCGGCGTCGTAGATGAACGCCTGCGGGGCGCCTTCCTGCGTGAAGTCGCGGGTGTAGCCGCCCTGCACGTCGTCCAGCAGCTGGTTGCGGAGCCGGATGTTCGCGAAGGTGCCGCGGATCATCACCTCGTGGTTGCCGCGGCGCGAGCCGTAGGAGTTGAAGTCCTTGCGCTCGATGCCGTGCTCGGTGAGGTAGCGGCCCGCCGGGCTGTCGGCCTTGATCGCGCCGGCCGGGGAGATGTGGTCGGTGGTGACCGAGTCGCCCAGCTTCGCCAGCACCCGGGCACCGGAGATGTCCTGCACCGGAGCCGGTTCGGCGGACATGCCGTCGAAGTACGGGGGCTTGCGCACGTAGGTGGACTCCGCGTCCCACTCGAACGTCTTGCCCTGCGGGGTCGGCAGCGACTTCCAGCGCTCGCCGCCGTCGAAGACGTCGGCGTAGTCCTTGGTGAACATCTCCTGCGTGATCGCGGAGTCGATCGTCTGCTGGATCTCCTGCGGCGACGGCCAGATGTCCTTCAGGAACACGTCGTTGCCCTGCGCGTCCTGGCCCAGCGGCTGGGTCGCGAAGTCGAAGTCCATCGTGCCGGCCAGCGCGTACGCGATCACCAGCGGCGGCGAGGCCAGGTAGTTCATCTTGACGTCCGGGTTGATCCGGCCCTCGAAGTTGCGGTTGCCCGAGAGCACGGACACGGCGGTGAGGTCGTTCTCCTGGATCGCCGCGGAGATCTCGTCGGAGAGCGGGCCCGAGTTGCCGATGCAGGTGGTGCAGCCGTAGCCGACCAGGTGGTAGCCCAGCTTCTCGAGGTAGGGCCAGAGGCCGGCCTTGTCGTAGTAGTCGGTGACGACCTGCGAGCCCGGCGCCATCGACGTCTTGACCCACGGCTTGACCGAGAGGCCCTTCTCGACCGCGTTGCGCGCCAGCAGCGCGGCGGCCAGCATCACCGACGGGTTGGAGGTGTTGGTGCAGGAGGTGATCGACGCGATCACCACGGCGCCGTGGTCGAGGATGAACTCGCCGCGGTCGGCGCTCGACACCTTGACCGGCTTGGTCGGGCGCCCGGTGGCACCGTTGGCGGCCGAGTGCACCGGCACGGCGGACTCGTCCGCGAAGGACAGCGCGGCCGGGTCGGAGGCGGGGAAGGTCTCCTCGACGGTCTCGTCGACGTTGGTGTGCGGCGTCGGGAGCTCGTCCTCGGCGTAGTCGTGCACCGACTTGCGGAACGAGGACTTCGCGTCGGACAGCTCGATGCGGTCCTGCGGGCGCTTCGGGCCGGCGATCGAGGGCACGACGGTGGAGAGGTCCAGCTCGAGGTACTCGG encodes:
- a CDS encoding aconitate hydratase; the encoded protein is MTAPASKDSFGAKDTLKVGDASYEVFRLNKVEGAERLPYSLKILLENLLRTEDGANITADHIRALGGWDPSADPSIEIQFTPARVIMQDFTGVPCVVDLATMREAVTDLGGDPDKVNPLAPAELVIDHSVIIDVFGRADAFERNVEIEYERNRERYQFLRWGQGAFDEFKVVPPGTGIVHQVNIEHLARTVMSRNGQAYPDSCVGTDSHTTMVNGLGVLGWGVGGIEAEAAMLGQPVSMLIPRVVGFKLTGEIPAGVTATDVVLTITEMLRRHGVVGKFVEFYGESVAQVPLANRATIGNMSPEFGSTAAIFPIDDETIRYLKLTGRSAEQVALVETYAKEQGLWHDPAHEASYSEYLELDLSTVVPSIAGPKRPQDRIELSDAKSSFRKSVHDYAEDELPTPHTNVDETVEETFPASDPAALSFADESAVPVHSAANGATGRPTKPVKVSSADRGEFILDHGAVVIASITSCTNTSNPSVMLAAALLARNAVEKGLSVKPWVKTSMAPGSQVVTDYYDKAGLWPYLEKLGYHLVGYGCTTCIGNSGPLSDEISAAIQENDLTAVSVLSGNRNFEGRINPDVKMNYLASPPLVIAYALAGTMDFDFATQPLGQDAQGNDVFLKDIWPSPQEIQQTIDSAITQEMFTKDYADVFDGGERWKSLPTPQGKTFEWDAESTYVRKPPYFDGMSAEPAPVQDISGARVLAKLGDSVTTDHISPAGAIKADSPAGRYLTEHGIERKDFNSYGSRRGNHEVMIRGTFANIRLRNQLLDDVQGGYTRDFTQEGAPQAFIYDAAQNYAAAGTPLVVLGGKEYGSGSSRDWAAKGTSLLGVRAVITESFERIHRSNLIGMGVIPLQFPDGESAASLKLDGTETFDISGITKLNEGETPRTVHVTATKEDGTKVEFDATVRIDTPGEADYYRNGGILQYVLRKMTNA